From the Carya illinoinensis cultivar Pawnee chromosome 4, C.illinoinensisPawnee_v1, whole genome shotgun sequence genome, one window contains:
- the LOC122306862 gene encoding E3 ubiquitin-protein ligase RHA2A-like: MSSLSLFFYHLKTITLVLFTLMLLEIIVLIRSVMGLSSKSDKRLITTNQYLKLIEEKNPTTRYSRRLRTDQPHPAECAVCLSEFKEEEEIRRLQCVHTFHKDCLDRWLQQCSATCPLCRTKVLPDEVVASYHRMQDQVEYDGSDEEVIFFLSASHGTSFNRFF; encoded by the coding sequence AtgtcatctctctctctgttcttCTATCACCTCAAAACCATAACCCTGGTTTTGTTCACTCTAATGCTGCTTGAAATTATAGTTCTCATACGGTCTGTGATGGGACTAAGCTCCAAGTCCGACAAACGCCTAATCACCACCAACCAATACCTCAAACTCATCGAGGAAAAGAATCCCACGACTCGTTACAGTAGAAGATTGAGGACGGATCAGCCTCATCCGGCTGAGTGTGCAGTGTGTTTGTCAGAAttcaaggaagaggaagaaattAGGAGGCTTCAATGTGTGCACACGTTCCACAAGGATTGCCTGGATAGGTGGCTGCAGCAATGTTCTGCAACTTGCCCACTTTGCAGGACCAAGGTTCTGCCGGATGAGGTTGTGGCTAGTTATCACAGGATGCAAGATCAGGTGGAGTATGATGGAAGTGATGAGGAGGTTATTTTCTTCTTGTCTGCATCACATGGCACTAGTTTTAATAGATTTTTCTGA